One window of Vitis riparia cultivar Riparia Gloire de Montpellier isolate 1030 chromosome 5, EGFV_Vit.rip_1.0, whole genome shotgun sequence genomic DNA carries:
- the LOC117915058 gene encoding uncharacterized protein LOC117915058, whose translation MAVTHADLAPSRSSTELGSKAGTVLLIICILCGLFCFILCLIAEATRSMVTWNSTGEGKHPTKECIYSGSGKTPLLCAGSAFLGLAVVMVVEHTYMLVAVSKSTPPVLITWDPDSSSAKALTWQAGFFFISTWLFFAVGEILLLIGVSVESGHLKNWSTPRPSCLTIPQGLFSAAGVFGLATTFLATGLYLTALKAHRLCHEQETVRRQVLDISVLFASPPMSPRHRIITAMNTENPTARQNHSGQPPSQFSSVFTKHSIDQV comes from the exons ATGGCAGTAACACACGCCGATCTTGCCCCAAGCCGTTCGAGCACAGAACTTGGCAGCAAAGCCGGCACTGTCCTCCTAATCATATGCATCCTCTGTGGCCTTTTCTGCTTCATTCTCTGCCTGATCGCTGAAGCCACTCGCTCCATG GTGACATGGAACAGTACTGGTGAAGGCAAGCACCCAACAAAAGAATGCATATACAGTGGGAGTGGGAAAACGCCATTGTTGTGTGCAGGCAGTGCCTTTCTTGGCCTGGCAGTAGTCATGGTGGTGGAGCACACCTACATGTTGGTTGCAGTCAGTAAATCAACTCCTCCAGTTCTAATCACCTGGGACCCCGACTCTAGTTCTGCCAAGGCCCTCACATGGCAGGCTGGCTTCTTCTTCATCTCAACATG GCTTTTCTTTGCTGTTGGAGAGATATTGTTGCTGATAGGGGTGAGTGTGGAATCAGGTCATCTCAAAAACTGGTCTACCCCAAGACCCAGTTGCCTAACCATTCCACAAGGCTTGTTCTCTGCTGCTGGGGTTTTTGGGTTGGCCACAACTTTCCTAGCAACAGGTTTATACTTGACAGCATTGAAGGCACATAGGCTGTGCCATGAGCAGGAAACCGTGAGAAGGCAGGTGCTGGATATCTCAGTTCTCTTTGCTTCTCCACCAATGTCACCCAGGCATAGAATAATCACAGCCATGAATACAGAGAATCCCACTGCTAGGCAAAATCACAGTGGGCAGCCACCATCCCAATTCTCTTCAGTTTTCACCAAGCATTCCATTGATCAAGTCTAA